GGGCGTACCACGCTGGTGATCGCTCACCGTCTGTCGACCATCGAGAAGGCCGACCTGATTCTGGTCATGGATCAGGGGCGCATCGTCGAGCGCGGCACCCACGACCAGTTGCTGGCGCAAAATGGTTACTATGCGCGCCTCAACGCCATGGGCCTCGATGCCCCGGCCGAAGATATCGCCTGACTCCAGGCCCTGCCCTGTGGGAGCGAGCCTGCTCGCTCCCACAGTCGTTTGTATCCAGACCTTTACCCTTCTTGACCAAACCGGAATAAAACCGGGCACCGCGCTTGTTAAGGTTCCTCAACGAACTCTGACTTCCATCGAGGGGGCCATCCCCGTCGCGCGGGTGCTTTCATGCTGCAACGCTATCTCTGGAAACTGCTGCCCAAGCCGCAGCGGGCCTTTCTGCTCGGGCGCCTGTCGGTGGTCGATCGGCAGGTGGTGAACAAGTCGATGTCGGCCAACCTGACGTTTCCTCAGGCCTTCCAGCAGCGCTCCTGCCTGTTTATCCATGTTCCGAAATGCGCCGGCAGCAGCGTTTGCACGGCGCTGTTCGACGGCTGGCGACCCGGGCACTTGCCGCTGTATTGGTATGAAGAGCAGTTTCCCGAGCAGTTCGCCAACGCCTTCAAGTTCGCTTTTGTTCGCGACCCGCTGGAACGTGCCTATTCGGCCTACGCCTTTTTGCGTGGCAACGAGTTGAGCGCGCGTGACCATATGGCGCAACGGCTGGTGCGGCAGTACCGGGATTTCGACGATTTTGTCGCGCGCTGGCTGCATCCGGAAACGATTGCCCGGCAATTGCACTTTGCGGCGCAGACCGACTTTCTGACGGACTCGCTGGGGCATCTGGCGCTGGACTTCATCGGTTATCAGGAACACCTGACGCGGGATTTTCGTCTGGTTTGCGAACAGTTGGGGCTGACTGGCGAGTTGCCTCACGTCAACGGCTCGCGGGAACGGCAATCGATGCCGGCGCGCGAGTTCTGTTCGGTGCGCACCCGGCGTCTGGTACGTCGGGTTTATCAGCGTGATTACGAGTTGCTCGGGTATGAATGAGTCCCTGTCACTGCCGCTACAGAAGCTCGCCATTCGGCCTTACGGTCTGGCGCTCTCGCACCAGGCCCGGGCAGCGCTCAAGGCACAACACCCACGCTGCCTGTGGTTGACCGGATTTTCCGGCGCCGGCAAGTCAACCCTGGCCAATGCCCTCGAACTGCACCTGCATGCGTCGGGTCTGCACACGTTTTTGCTCGATGGCGACAATGTGCGCAATGGCCTGTGCCGCGACCTGGGCATGAGCGATCTCTGCCGCCGGGAAAACATCCGGCGTATGGCCGAGGTGGCGCGGTTGATGGTCGACGCCGGGCTGATTGTGATCGTTGCGGCCATTTCGCCGTTCCGCGCCGAACGCGACGCCGCGCGCAGGCTGTTTGCCCAGGATGAATTCATTGAAGTGCACGTCAGCACTTCGCTGGAAGTCTGCGCCCGGCGCGATCCGAAAGGTCTGTATCAGGCCGTACGGGAAGGCCGGATCACGCACTTTACGGGCGTGGACAGTCCTTACGAAGCGCCATTGGCAGCCGAGTGGCAAATCGCCACCGAGGCGCTGGAATTGTCCGAAGCCTGTGGACAACTGGCGGCACTGGTGCTCAAAAAATGAGCAAAGTAACGGACTGTTTCATCCTGTTGCAGGCTGCACGCAAGCCTGCGCCAACCCTGTGTTAATATCGCGCCCCTGTTCATTTTGTATGTGGGTTGCTCCATGAAGTTGTCCATGCCGCGATTCGATCAAGCCCCAGTCTTGGTGGTCGGCGATGTCATGCTCGACCGTTACTGGCATGGTGGAACCTCACGGATTTCCCCTGAGGCACCGGTACCGGTCGTAAAAGTCGAGCAAATCGAAGACCGCCCGGGCGGTGCTGCCAACGTTGCCTTGAACATTGCCGCGCTGGGCGCGCCGGCGTCACTGGTCGGTGTGACCGGCGACGATGAAGCCGCCGACAGCCTGAGCAACAGTCTCAAGGGCGCGGGCGTGCGTGCCCTGTTCCAGCGCATCGCGCACCAGCCGACCATCGTCAAACTGCGGGTCATGAGCCGGCACCAGCAGTTGCTGCGTATCGACTTTGAAGAACCGTTTGCCACCGATGCGCTGGCCCTGGCCTCGCAGGTCGATGATCTGCTCGAAGGCATCAAGGTGCTGGTGCTGTCGGACTACGGCAAAGGCGCGCTGAAGAACCATCAGGCCCTGATTCAGGCGGCCCGTGCCAAAGGCATTCCGGTGCTGGCCGATCCCAAGGGCAAGGATTTTTCGATCTACCGTGGCGCCAGTCTGATCACGCCGAACCTCAGCGAATTCGAAGCCATCGTCGGCGGTTGCGCCGATGAGCACGAACTGGTGAGCAAGGGCGCGACCCTGATGCACGATCTCGAGCTCGGCGCGCTGCTGGTCACCCGTGGTGAACACGGCATGACCCTGCTGCGTCCGGAGCATCCGGCGCTGCACTTGCCGGCCCGTGCCCGTGAAGTGTTCGACGTGACCGGTGCCGGCGACACGGTGATTTCCACGCTGGCGGCGGCGATCGCTGCCGGTGAAGAACTGCCGCACGCGGTGGCGCTGGCCAATCTGGCGGCGGGCATCGTGGTCGGCAAACTCGGTACTGCGGCGATCAGCGCCCCGGAACTGCGCCGCGCGATTCAGCGTGAAGAAGGTTCGGAGCGTGGGGTGCTAGGTCTGGAACAGCTGGTGCTGGCAGTGGCCGATGCCCGTGCGCATAACGAGCGTATCGTCTTCACCAACGGCTGCTTCGACATTCTGCATGCCGGGCACGTGACCTACCTCGAGCAGGCGCGCGCCCAGGGCGACCGTCTGATCGTGGCGATCAATGATGACGCCTCCGTCAGCCGCCTGAAGGGGCCGGGACGTCCGATCAACAGTGTCGACCGGCGCATGGCGGTACTCGCCGGCCTCGGTGCGGTGGACTGGGTGATCAGCTTCCCCGAAGGCACCCCGGAAAACCTGCTGCGCGAGGTCAAGCCGGATGTGCTGGTCAAGGGCGGTGATTACGGTATCGACCAGGTTGTTGGTGCCGATATCGTCAAGGCTTACGGCGGCACGGTGAAAGTGCTGGGTCTGGTGGAAAACAGCTCGACCACGGCGATCGTGGAAAAAATCCGCGGTCAATAAAGCCAAAAGATCGCAGCCTGCGGCAGCTCCTACAGGGAAATGCATTCCATTGTAGAGCTGCCGCAGGCGGCGATCTTTTGCTTTTCAGGAACTGACTTTCTTGCGCGGTACGATCTTCTTCAGCAATTGCCTGGCCTTGCCGCGCAACCGCGCCAGTCCCGTGGGTTTCTCCGGCGGGGTCAGGCCTTGTTGGCGTAACCAGTCCTTCCAGCGAATCCGCTCGTCACGCACCAGCCAGCCATCCTGTCTGGCAAAGCTTTCGGCCAGATACAGACCGCGCGTGCCCGCCGGAGACAGCTGACCTTTCTTCAAGGTATACAGCTCGGCCAGCGGTTCGCCGTCCTGCAACGGCATCAGGTACAAATCCGGGCGCTTGCGGTCCAGTCGCGCCACCAGTTGATCACCTTCCAGGCGTTCATCGACGTGAAACAGACTCAGGGATTTGGCTTCCTTGGGCACGTCCAGGCGCAAGTCGTAGATCAGTTGCAGCGATGCTGTCGGCAGATGCACGTAGGCCCGTGGTCGTTCGAGCAATTGCAGATTGGCGCAGCGCACCGGCCGCGCCGAGCCGGACTGCGGCGTCAGGCGAAACGGCAGGGCCTCGCGATAATGCAGGGCGGAGGCGTAGGGCGCCGGTAGCCAGGTGTCGTTGAAGCGCCCGCCGAGCCAGCCTTCCGGGGTTTCCAGCAGACACTCTTCGGCGATTTCCTGAATCGCTGTGTGCAGCGGGATGTTCAGTTCTTGAGCAGGCACGTAACCGGAAATCAGCTTGAGCACGACGTCGCCGCGATCCTGCCGACGCTGGCGCACCAGTACCCAGTAATCGCGATTCTGCCAGTGCAGGGTCAGGCGCACAGAGACCCCGAGGTTGGCCAGTTCCACCGCAAAGCGCTCGGCATCCGCCACGCTCACCGGTTTGCGCCGCTGCAGGGTCTGGGCGAAATTCAGCGGCATGCCGACGCTCTGATACGTCAGGCCTTCGGGCGTGGCCTCGACGAACAGCGGCAGCGTCTTGAAGTTGCTCGGGTTCTTTCTGATGAGCGTGCGCGGCATGTCGGCTCCTGCTTAAGGCCGCGGGGCGGCGTCAGTGACCACGAAGGACCTGGGCAACGGTCGCAACGTTATGGGCGAGGTGCAGCGGATTGATCGTCCCGACAATAGCACTGGCCACGCCGGGCTGCTGGAACAACAACTCGAAGCTGGCGCGCACCGGATCCACGCCCGGACTCAGGCATACATGGCCGCTGGCCAGGGCTTTTTTCACCAGAATGGCTTTGCCGTGGGCAGCAGCATAGTCAATGACTGCCTTCTCGTTCTGTTCGTTCAGATTGTAGGTGACCATCGCGCAGTCCCCTTGCTCCAGCGCCTTGAGTCCGCCCTCGACCGTTTTGCCGGAGAAGCCGAAACCGCGAATCTTGCCCTCGGCCTTGAGTGCAGCGAGGGTAGCGTAGACCTCTTCGTGTTCGAGGATGGCCATGTCGTTGCCGTCGGAGTGCACCAGCACCAGGTCGATAAAATCGGTTTCAAGACGTTGCAGGCTGCGCTCCACCGACATCCGCGTATGCGCCGCACTGAAGTCATGGCGCGACAGGCCGTCGGCAAACTCTTCACCGACCTTGCTGACGATTACCCAATCCTGCCGCTGGCCGCGCAACAACGGGCCGAGGCGTTCTTCGCTGCGACCGTAGGCCGGGGCGGTGTCGATCAGGTTGATGCCCAACCCTTTGGCCTGCTTGAGCAGCATGCGTGCCGCGTCATCGTCGGGGATCTGGAAACCGTTGGGGTATTTCACGCCTTGGTCGCGGCCAAGTTTGACCGTGCCCAGGCCCAGCGGTGAAACCATCAGGCCGGTGCTGCCCAAGGGGCGATGCAGTTCGTGCAGGGTCGCTACGCTCATGGCAACAGTTGCTCCCAGGCTGGAACGCCCATCGGTGGTTTTGGCAGTGCCGGTAATGGCTCGGCCGGTTGCGGCTGGATGCCGTCGCGGTCCAGCGCAGCGATGACCCGGTCGGCGAAGTCCGGCGCCAGTGCGAGTTTGGTCGGCCAGCCCACCAGCAGGCGACCCTGCTCGGCGAGGAAGGCGTTGTCCGGCCGGCTCAGGCCGGTTTGCAGCGGCTCGGCACGATCCACGCGCAAGGTCGCCCATTGCACCTGGCTCAGATCGATCCATGGCAGCAACTGGCCGAGCTCTTTCTGCGCGGTGGCGATCTGCTCGGCAGGTTCGCGGGCCACGCCATCGCTTTCGGCAATGTCGCCGCCCAGGTACCACACCCAGTTGCCATCAGCGGCCGGGTGGGTGGTGACGGTGATGCGCGGCTTGGTGCCGCCGCCCAGGCAGTGAGCGTACAGCGGCTTCAGGCTTGGGCCTTTGGCGATGATCATGTGCAGCGGTCGGCGTTGCATCTGCGGATGGGTCAGGCCCAGGTCTTCCAGCAATCGGGCAGTGCCGGCGCCGGCACTGAGGACGATGCGTTGGGCGTGGATTTCGCGACCGTCGACCTTCAGGCCGACCAGCACACCGGCTTCCAGCAGCGGCTCGATGGTTTGCCCGGCGAGCAGGCCGTCACCGGCCAGATCGGCCAGGCGCTGGATCAGGCTCGGCACGTCAACCACCAGTTCGGCGAGGCGATAGACC
The Pseudomonas fluorescens genome window above contains:
- a CDS encoding sulfotransferase family 2 domain-containing protein; this encodes MLQRYLWKLLPKPQRAFLLGRLSVVDRQVVNKSMSANLTFPQAFQQRSCLFIHVPKCAGSSVCTALFDGWRPGHLPLYWYEEQFPEQFANAFKFAFVRDPLERAYSAYAFLRGNELSARDHMAQRLVRQYRDFDDFVARWLHPETIARQLHFAAQTDFLTDSLGHLALDFIGYQEHLTRDFRLVCEQLGLTGELPHVNGSRERQSMPAREFCSVRTRRLVRRVYQRDYELLGYE
- the cysC gene encoding adenylyl-sulfate kinase, with translation MNESLSLPLQKLAIRPYGLALSHQARAALKAQHPRCLWLTGFSGAGKSTLANALELHLHASGLHTFLLDGDNVRNGLCRDLGMSDLCRRENIRRMAEVARLMVDAGLIVIVAAISPFRAERDAARRLFAQDEFIEVHVSTSLEVCARRDPKGLYQAVREGRITHFTGVDSPYEAPLAAEWQIATEALELSEACGQLAALVLKK
- the hldE gene encoding bifunctional D-glycero-beta-D-manno-heptose-7-phosphate kinase/D-glycero-beta-D-manno-heptose 1-phosphate adenylyltransferase HldE, which translates into the protein MKLSMPRFDQAPVLVVGDVMLDRYWHGGTSRISPEAPVPVVKVEQIEDRPGGAANVALNIAALGAPASLVGVTGDDEAADSLSNSLKGAGVRALFQRIAHQPTIVKLRVMSRHQQLLRIDFEEPFATDALALASQVDDLLEGIKVLVLSDYGKGALKNHQALIQAARAKGIPVLADPKGKDFSIYRGASLITPNLSEFEAIVGGCADEHELVSKGATLMHDLELGALLVTRGEHGMTLLRPEHPALHLPARAREVFDVTGAGDTVISTLAAAIAAGEELPHAVALANLAAGIVVGKLGTAAISAPELRRAIQREEGSERGVLGLEQLVLAVADARAHNERIVFTNGCFDILHAGHVTYLEQARAQGDRLIVAINDDASVSRLKGPGRPINSVDRRMAVLAGLGAVDWVISFPEGTPENLLREVKPDVLVKGGDYGIDQVVGADIVKAYGGTVKVLGLVENSSTTAIVEKIRGQ
- a CDS encoding aldo/keto reductase encodes the protein MSVATLHELHRPLGSTGLMVSPLGLGTVKLGRDQGVKYPNGFQIPDDDAARMLLKQAKGLGINLIDTAPAYGRSEERLGPLLRGQRQDWVIVSKVGEEFADGLSRHDFSAAHTRMSVERSLQRLETDFIDLVLVHSDGNDMAILEHEEVYATLAALKAEGKIRGFGFSGKTVEGGLKALEQGDCAMVTYNLNEQNEKAVIDYAAAHGKAILVKKALASGHVCLSPGVDPVRASFELLFQQPGVASAIVGTINPLHLAHNVATVAQVLRGH
- a CDS encoding NAD(P)/FAD-dependent oxidoreductase, coding for MPSVISTDVLIVGAGVAGLWLNARLRRQGFSTVLVESASLGGGQSVKSQGIIHGGAKYALHGALTGASEAIADMPRRWREALAGNGELDLSGVRLLSEAHYLWSPGTLAGNLTSFFASKAVRGRVDQVKGDQLPPALQDKRFKGKVYRLAELVVDVPSLIQRLADLAGDGLLAGQTIEPLLEAGVLVGLKVDGREIHAQRIVLSAGAGTARLLEDLGLTHPQMQRRPLHMIIAKGPSLKPLYAHCLGGGTKPRITVTTHPAADGNWVWYLGGDIAESDGVAREPAEQIATAQKELGQLLPWIDLSQVQWATLRVDRAEPLQTGLSRPDNAFLAEQGRLLVGWPTKLALAPDFADRVIAALDRDGIQPQPAEPLPALPKPPMGVPAWEQLLP